Part of the Brachyhypopomus gauderio isolate BG-103 chromosome 17, BGAUD_0.2, whole genome shotgun sequence genome, TCAGACGCAGTTTCCTGGTCTTCTTTTGGGCTTGGTCTGCTGGCCCTGAGGAGGAGATAAAGCCTTTTAGCAGCCTAGTTTAGGTTGCCAACAATCTGTTTCCCAGGGTGTTTCAGTTCTGCTGACTGTTTGTTGACCCTAATTAAATAGCAGTTGTAGTTTTTATTAAATCCATCATTTTAAGTGTTAATTCAGGTTAATTATCTAAAGCAAGGCTATCAAGTTCTACTGGTAGAAGCCCGCAGCTCTGTATAATTTAGTGCGTGTCATGTTTTAACATTAGTGATTAATTTCATCAGCTAATCAAGTGTTTGCTGAGGTGAGTCAGGTGTGTTAAGAGGGGAAAATGCTGAGGGATGCATTGCAGATCAGAAcagactagagcgtgggcctaggggactagagcgtgggcctaggggactagagggtgggcctaggggactagagcgtgggcgtaggggactagagggtgggcctaggggactagggCGTGGGCCTAGGATACTGGTACTACCAAGATGAAGGAGATAAGTAATCCCACACCCAACAGACACCCTTCCACAACAGCAAAAAGAGTAATCACTTTAAAAcaacttaatacattttatttggatCATATGAAACATTCTGACCTGATTTGGTGCTCTCAACATCCTCCTTCGGTTTGCTCCTGCAATTCAGAGCGCCGCCCTGCAGGGCGTCCTCTCCCTTTCCCGTCTCCTTATTGTCCTCCTGAAATAATTTACTAAATTAACTGAAGTTTGAACAGTGGTCTGATTAAGAGGAACATTGAGGCACATTAAACACCTCATTGGCTGGGAGGGAAACCTGCCTCATGAACAACACTGTTTATTGGCTGGATGGGGCTGGGCATGTTGAcaccctcctccatctccttcttctcctccactcgcctctcttcctgctccgcctcctcacgcTCTTTTCTGTCCCTACAGGAAGAGTAAACccttcaaaatatatatttcaccagaaccaaaacagtactgtctctctcacacacacggtttCCTGACCTCTCCTCCCGTATTTGCCGCACTCGTTCTGCTCGCTCCTTCCTGTCTTGCTCCTCCCAGGCCCGCTGCTTGGCCGTGTCCCTCTGCACACGCTCAGAGATCGCCTCGTAGTCCTCGGCGATGTTGCTCAGGAGCCATTTCAGGCCTCTCCTGATGGACTTGTCCACCGTCCGGCCGTAGCCCAACACCGCCGAGCACGGCTCCTGGTGAGGTCAGCACAAGTTCAGCCTCGTCTCGTTGGCTTGTTTTCTCAAAGGTACAGCTGgattgtacccccccccccaggaaaaCCTTGTAGGCTACCAAGTTTCTCCCCGCTGTGAAGATGCTCACTGAATAAATACTCACAAGCTGACAGCGACATTTTTGCTCATTGACCAGCTTCTCCAGTGATAGGCTCTCAATGATGTCGGCTTCAGGCAATGCTCCTTCCTGGTCCTGCTTATTGGCCAGTCTGGGGGGGGGCCAAGTGAAAGctctcacaaacacatgactcaaggtctgcacttcagagcactgaagtgtgtgtgtgtgcgtgtatgtgcctaacacggacaaaacacaaacaactaCGGACAACCAATACATCCTCATGGTGTCTGCCGTCTGCGATGTTGTGTCTCGTGATGTCTGTTACCACAATATCACGTTGGAGAACCATCTATAACAGGAGATGTCATGTGGATGATCTAAGGTCTGTGCTTCTCACAGTGACGTTGTAGGAACTATGGTGTTGAAGTGCAGGGGTGCTCTGAAGGCTGCGAGGAGGTGCGGGAAACGAGACGTGCGTGAGACGCGTGTGAGACGTAACGAGAGACGTGCCACTCACACTAGCACGGGCTTGCCGGCGATGCGAGGGTGTCGGAGGACCTCGGCCAGGGTGGCTCTGGTCTCATGGATCCTCTGGATGTCGCTGGAGTCCACCACGAACACCACGCCGTGCGACTCTGAGTAGTAGTTCTCCCAGATGCCGCGGATGCGCTTCCCGCCGCCGAGGTCGAAGATGGTCACCTGGAACTTGCCTTGTTTCAGGTCCACCTTGGAGAAGCCCACCGTGGGGGCCACATTGACTGGGTTCTCTGAGGGAGAGACATGCGTTACTGTGAGACTACGGTGCGCTTAGCGACCCGCAGTAGCTTTAACCTTGGAGCGAGCTGAACTTGTACCGACTCCGAGAGCGAGACTGGAGAGTTTCATTCAGCCTTTACCCAGAGCTTTACTGCTCATCTCATTAGCGTCCGTCTACATCACACCCTGCTCAAGGCTCTATATCTAACAGGGCATTGCATTGAAGAGTATTTAGCTGCTTCTGTCTACTGGGCCAACACAAGACAATGAGACCTGCAGGGGTGGTACGTGCTCGTTACTGTGAGATATGTTGAATGCTAAAATGTTGGGAAACAAAAGCAAACTACTGTACTTTAGAGCCACGCCTTAAAACACATTACAATATTTAGAAGACCTTTTATATATTTAGAAGAAAAGATAGACTTTGAAAAAGAAGAgaataataagtaaataaaagcaAGAAATTGCAGTTACAAATGACAAACCAGTATATTAATCACGATATGCTGTATGAAAGGGTGGGTATAAAACACTATGGCATCTGCACCTTGGCATTAGGAGTTTAAGGTGATGGATGAAtggcataccacacacacactcacacacactcagtgtagCCTCACCTCCCTGAATGCCCCGCACGGTTGCAGTCTTGCCAGCGTTGTCCAGGCCCACCATCAACAACGTCACCTTCCTGtgagcacacacaagcacaacgcTCAATGACTCAGGCTGCGTGTGGGCACAGCCCCGTGAAATGTTCTGGCCCAGGACTGCCACAGTGTGTTGGGATTAGCTGGGGATTTGCACTTTAGTCCTGAAGGATTAGTGGCCAGGTTGTTGGAGGGCAGTGATAGTGTTAGCATTCGGTGACACTGAATTAGCAGTAGGCAGCAAGCTTTATCACCGACTTTAGAGTACTCTTTACGTTGGGGTTGTGGTTTGAGCTGTATACTCAATCAAGGGAAGGACTCTGGGTCTTCCACATCTTAGTGTATAGCTGCAACTGGGAttaactaatatttaatatttaactaatattaactaatattttacccaattcacTCTCACCGTAAAACAACTTACACCAGGAAACAGTAgaacaggcgtactcaactaaatttgtccgcggtccaattttggcagatacctgcgaacgtaacactcgtgacggagtgttttttcaatagccagggctctcaagtctcacgcattgagcgtgtgacacacgcatttgaccgtcttcacacgctcacatgccacaCTTCACCTCCACTTTTTCTcgccgatttcacacggcgagaaaaaaaaaatctagtttatttacctccgatccatatatatatatatgtcgccctccactggcgatcgatcgcgatatacaaaccctcccccgctcaacaactcacgttcgcccaccccaccccccgactTTTTTTGAGTGTTATATactatgacctaacacaaggattgtctgctacggAGGAAATTCAACACAGAACAGCAGCAgatgagatatagctgctgaagtaaatttggccatgcctcagagctattgattgacatgtgacaaccagactatatgcaaatctcaaaatgtttttaagcagtcttgataatgagattcttctgagtagatTGGTTAGTTCCAATCTAATctagtctaggttgaaaacgcACTTATTAAGTTTAGCGTTTGGTAACTAATaagcccccttagataaaggtacagatccaggggttcataggcgacgggttttatggtagactggagcgctggtgctgtcatcctgtcactgcacgtggtcactcaagtttgttgacagtgcagtggatggatgctaatgtctcagaatgctcccaaatctgttacatataataataataataataattattattattattattattatatgccAACTCCTGGGAACAGGGCTGACACCGAACGTTTAAAATATGAATAACTTCATTACAACACCACACTATATGGTGAACGTAAATTAACAATTTTCAGTATATTAATTGCTTACCCTATTTCTCACTATTTTCTCAAAATGTTCCCAAGCAATGGAGCGCTTGGTTGaagtagaggtggtggaggattCCATATTGTTTGCAAGATCAATAATGATACTGTACAACACAAAGGGGCCATCATGAGCGCTTTACTGCTTCTTAAGTAGTGAATGAAACATGAGATAGCAGCAAAACATTGGACCAGTCCCGCCCATTTGCGGTGGTTCATTGATGCATTCGAAGCTTCAAACGTCATAGTCACATGATAGTAGCGACTTC contains:
- the LOC143481105 gene encoding ADP-ribosylation factor-like protein 13B, producing the protein MRSRPIYTEFPTRGIHKVQYNITQHALVKKAGDLPPDTSGGSTRTQKAATQVLRQLVRRLGCALRGCPGVEDNSQLLLLPVCLSEAQSQPKVTLLMVGLDNAGKTATVRGIQGENPVNVAPTVGFSKVDLKQGKFQVTIFDLGGGKRIRGIWENYYSESHGVVFVVDSSDIQRIHETRATLAEVLRHPRIAGKPVLVLANKQDQEGALPEADIIESLSLEKLVNEQKCRCQLEPCSAVLGYGRTVDKSIRRGLKWLLSNIAEDYEAISERVQRDTAKQRAWEEQDRKERAERVRQIREERDRKEREEAEQEERRVEEKKEMEEGVNMPSPIQPINSVVHEAGFPPSQ